The following coding sequences are from one Candidatus Binatia bacterium window:
- a CDS encoding MarR family transcriptional regulator: MAGASQSDIHNLARFRYAIRKFLRFSEEAARGTGLTPQQHQLLLGVTGFTGKGWATIGELADFLQVRHHSVVGLVDRAVACGLVRRETNPDDRREVHISLASDGARKLRALAEQHRKELLGMRRSFDLLYIERDSAPKKVTRPQLTKGRRRG, from the coding sequence ATGGCAGGCGCATCGCAATCGGATATTCATAATCTGGCGCGATTTCGCTACGCAATCCGCAAGTTTCTGCGGTTCAGTGAAGAGGCGGCACGCGGCACCGGTCTGACACCGCAACAGCACCAACTCTTGCTCGGCGTGACGGGCTTCACCGGAAAGGGGTGGGCGACGATCGGGGAGTTGGCGGACTTCCTGCAGGTGCGGCACCACAGCGTGGTCGGTCTGGTCGACCGGGCGGTAGCCTGTGGTTTGGTCCGCCGCGAGACCAACCCCGATGATCGCCGTGAAGTGCACATTTCGCTCGCCAGCGATGGGGCGCGCAAGCTGCGCGCCCTTGCCGAGCAGCACCGCAAGGAGCTGCTCGGGATGCGGCGGAGTTTCGACCTGCTCTATATCGAGCGCGACAGCGCTCCCAAGAAGGTTACGAGACCCCAACTCACCAAGGGGCGAAGACGGGGCTGA